The Bifidobacterium bifidum ATCC 29521 = JCM 1255 = DSM 20456 region CACTTTCGCACGCGGATGGACCGCCGTGCTCGGCGACAACGGCATCGGCAAGACGACGCTGGCCAAGCTCGCGATCGGCCGGCTCTCGCCAGATGCCGGGCGCATATCGCCGACTCCGAACCGCCTGCATACCGGTTACTGCCCGCAGAACACCGACGAAACACCGGAGAATCTGGAGGACTTCGCCTGCGACTGGTCACCGCAAGCCATGGAGATACGCCGTGAACTGGGCATCGGCGACGACTGGCCTTGGCGGCCCGGCACCCTGTCGGACGGCGAGGCGAAACGCCTGCAGATCGCATGTGCGTTGGCGACCGATCCCGACGTGCTGGTGCTGGACGAGCCGACGAACCACGTAGACCGGCCGACCCGCGAGCGCATCATCGCGGCATTGCGCTCGTATGACGGCATCGGCATCCTCGTCTCGCACGACGTGGCCTTGATTGACGCGGCGGCGAGCAGCTGCGCGTTGTTCGAACGAGATCATGTGCGCGGTCGTAACATCACCGTGGTGCGCGTGCGGCCGGGAAACTACTCCGCGGCATCCATGGATGCGCAACGGGAGCGGGCGGCGGCGGCAGGCATGGCGCGCAACGCCCGGCGCGAATCCACGCGCATCGACGCGGTCAAGGAGCAGCGCCGACGGGCGGCGACGAGCGAGATAGCCGGCGCGGCCAAAGCGCACCGGCTCGTGAATCCGAAAGACCATGACGCGCGCAGTCGCATCAAGAAAAACCATAACCCCAGCCGGCTCGGCCCCGCGAGCGCCCGCATCGACGCACAGGCGACCGCCGCCCGGGAACGGGCCGCAGCCGTCGTCACCGCCACGAAGCGCTATGACGGAGACATCTGGATGGATGCCGAATCAAGCAACCGACGGGAGCTTGTGCGGCTGGAGCCCCAGATCATCCCGTACGCGCCGCAATCGCCGGATGGAGTCGGCGCGGCAGCGATATCGGAGACAGCGGGCCTGAAGATACCGATGCTGACCGTCGGACCGCATGACCGGATCGGCATCAGCGGGCCGAACGGCACCGGCAAGACCACGCTGGTCCGCACGCTGCTGCGCACGATCGCGATGCGGGAGCAGTATTCCGGCATCCCGCTCCCCCGGCTGACGATCACGCAGAACACGACGGATCAGGATGCCCGGGAGGCGATGCGCCGGCTCACGGCGTTGACGCCCACCGACCGCGGTGATGTATTGTCGGCATTCGCGCAGCTCAACGTCGACCCAAGCCGCCTCCTCGCCGGTGGCAACCCGTCGCCGGGCGAATTGCGCAAGCTGCTGCTGTGCTTGGGATTGCGAGATCACCCGCATCTGATCGTGATGGACGAGCCGACCAACCATCTGGATCTGCATTCGATTCAGGCGCTGGCCCACGCGCTGGCCGGATACCCCGGCGCGCTGCTGCTCGTCTCTCACGACGAGGGATTCCTGGAGTGCGCAGCATCCATCCGCTGGACGCTGCATTCGGACGCCCTCGGCGGCGCGCAACTAACGGTCAGTTGACGCCACCATGACCAGCGTCTTGGCCTTGACCCATTTGAGCAGGAAGCCGACGCACGGCAGCGCCACGCCGACGGCCAGCATATAGCCGACGACCATCCATTGGGCGGTGCCGGATGGCACGGAGAACTCGTCCATCAGATCGGGCAGCGCGATGTTCATCGACGTTTCCGACAGCATGCCCAGGAACGCGCCGATGTACAGTCCCAGCATCACCTTGTGCGGATGCCTGAATTTCGGGGATTCGGCGGGAATATCATGTGCAGAGCCGTGTTCTGCGGCCGCGTGTTCTTGCAGGGTTGTTTCTTTCGAAGTTGTCTGGATCGCGGACAACATGACCTCTCTTGTACTCTTCCCGTCACCGTCGAGCGAGCGGCGCGCACGGCCGGGCCCTGCGTACACGTCGAGAAGTCCCTAACGTCCGGACCTGCGACGGCAACGAAAAACCGCATGACTGGCATCGGGCGAGCCGATTCGACGAATGTCATGCGGTTTTGAAACAGCCGTCACCGTAGCACGATTTGCAAATCCGCATAAGTCGCATCCGCGTGTCGTGCGCGTATCATGCTGGTAGAGGACGCGGCGAATCCTCGCTCGCGCCAGACCGAGCGACGACAGGAAAGGGAGACCATGCAGCATTTCACCCAGGTCATCGACGGCATCGACGGCTCGCGGGCCGAACTCGTCGGCTATGTGATCGACAACAGCCCGGAGATGGATCCGGACCGGCGCCGGCCGGCGATCCTGATCATTCCCGGCGGCGGGTACGCTATCGGATCCGACCGTGAATCCGAACCGGTCGCGCTGCAATTCCTCGCGGCCGGCTATCAGGCGTTCGTACTGAAATACTCCTGCGTGCCAAGCCGGTACCCGGTGGCGTTGCTGGAGATGGCCGAAGCGATGTCGATGATTCGCGAGCATGCCGACGAATGGCATGTGGATGCCGGGCGCGTGGCGGCCATCGGGTTTTCGGCCGGTGGTCATCTCGCCGCGAACCTGACGACGGTTTCCAGCGATGCCGAGCTGCGCGACGCCGGATATGATCCGGCTGCCGTGCGCCCGGACGCGCTGCTGTTGTGCTATCCGGTAATCACGTCTGGCCGGTTCGCGCACCGCGGCAGTTTCGACAACCTGCTGGGTGACGGCAAAGACGATGCGTCGCTGCTGGAGCTGCTGTCGATCGAGAAGCATGTCGACGCGACCATGCCGCCGGTGTTCATCTGGCACACCATCACCGATCAGGCCGTTCCTGTGGAGAATTCACTGTTGATGATCCAGGCGTGCCGTGACGCCGGGGTCAGTATCGAGGCGCACCTGTTCCCGCAGGGCGGGCATGGACTGTCGCTCGCCACCGTGGACACCGCGCGTGCCGGCTCGCCGGGCGAGGGTGACCTCAACAACGTCGTGCCGGCAGTGCAGATCTGGCCGCGGCTCGCCTTCGACTGGCTCCGCCGCACGTTCGACGTGAGGTAAAGGCTGCTGTCGGAGGTTCACAGGCCCATTCGCGCATATCCCGCGCCTGTGCCTTGGCTGTGCGCCGTCACCGTGCGTGGGTTATTGCGTCACTGTGCGAGGGTACCGTCACCGTGCGCGCCCTCACGCACAGTGACACATCAAGAAAATCCCTGTTTTCCAATGCTTTCCGGGTACCGTCACGCTGCGTGTGCCCTCGCAGCGTGACGGTACCCGCGCACAGTGACGCCGCGGAACAGCCCATTGGCAGCAACCACGGCCGGCAACTTGGCAGTGTCACTCACCGGCAGCTTGACGCCGCGCGTTCCGCGGCTCAGGCTTGGCGTGGATCTTCGCGGTGAGATGGCGCACTTCGATCTTCCATACCGTGACGCTGCGCACCTGCTGATCGGTGAACTCGATATCCGGCATGCCCGCCTGCTGCCCCATCAGCAGCCGCAGCCCTTTGCGGCACTCGTCCAGGTCGTCGATCACGCTGGCCACGCCGTTGCCGATCACCGACTTGAACGCCTCGCCCCAGTTGCACGGGGTGCGGCCGGCGATGACCTCACAATCAGTCTCCATCGAGAACGCCACATCCAACGCGTTTCCCGCAGCCCGGATCGCGTCGAGTTTGCGGCCGATCGACGCCGAGTGGATGTACAGGGTCAATCCGGCCAGTTCGTCGCCGGTGCCGGCTCCCTCGCGCCGCTGCCATTCGTATCCGAAATTCAGCGGCACGATCGTCAGTCCCTCGGCATCCGCATAGCCCACATGCACGATACGGCATGCGGCGATGATTCCCTCGATCTGTTCGCAATCGGTCACCTCGCGATCGGCGCGGCGCATCATGCGATGGCACCCTGCGACCGTGCGCTCGTTATTGCGTCGCGTCGGACGCGCTTCATCCAGTCCCGTCATCGCCATCGCTCCTTGTGCCGCCCCGGGTTTGATTTGATGATACTCCCGTTCCATGACCCGTAATTGAAGATGGGATCAGCCGCAATGCGGAGAAAAAGCTGAGCAAAAAGAAAAAGCGACCCCGGCCGGACTTGAACCGGTGACCTCCGCCGTGACAGGGCGGCGCTCTAACCAACTGAGCTACGGGGCCGTTCGTGCCGTCATCAGGCACAAGAGAATATAATACAGGACTACTCGACCATGGGCGTGTCGCGGCCAAGCGCCCGATAAAGACCGGTCGCACACGGCAACCGGTCAATGCCCGGCCGGGCGAGCGCACAGTACGGCCACAAATGCGCCTTGGTAACGGCTATGAACTCCCGGATGAACGCCGTGGGCCAGTAGTAGCCACGCGTATGGCTGCCGCCCCCATCCGCCTTCAGCCCGATATGATGCGCGTATTCGCTGGCTCGGAACACATGGTAATCGCTGGCGACCAGCGCGCAACGGTAGGCGAGGCCCCGGCGCCCGGGGACCGATTGCACGCCGCTGCGCGCATCCATGATCTCCTTCGAAAAACGAAGATTCTCCATGGTCGTGGTGGAACGGTCCTCCATGAGCACCGCGTCGGCGGGAACATGGCGGCTTTCCGTCAGGTACCGCCGCATCGATTCGGCTTCGGACACCACTTCGTCGCTCCCCTGTCCGCCGGAGGCGACGAACACGCCCGTCTTGCCCTGCTTCTCCCACAATGGCCGCCGCCAGCAGCGCCGGCAACGACGCCAACGTCATGCCGAAATTCATTCCGGCCTTCCCCACCAGTCATCGTCTTCTCGACGATGCGCTGAGACCCGTCACTATACCGCGGAACCTGCGGCCGTACCACTTACGCCGGTGGCCATCCACCACCGTCTCTTCCCCCGGCATGTGCGATGCCCTATAATCGTAGATTTGTCCTATTCACACGCCTCGGGCACACCGCCACGACCTCATGCGTGTACAGTGCAGGAAGGATTTCCATATGGAACCGAATTATCTCGTGTTGCTGGGAATCGTCATCGTGATCATAGGGTTCGCCCTCAAGCTCGATGCGATCCTGATCATCATCGTGTCCGCCGTGGCGACTGCGCTCGTCGGCGGCATCATTCCCAAGGGCAACGTCACGATCGGCATCATCGTGTTCGGCGTGGGCATGATGCTGTTCACGATGATCATGGGCAACGCGTTCGCCGCGATCACCGTGATGACCGTGGGCATCGGCGCGCCATTCGTGCTCGCCTATGGCGGCCAACTTCAACATCGTGCCCGTTGCGATGCTCGACATGAAGGACCGCATGGGCGTGATCAAGAAGCAGGTGCTGCCGGCGATGGTGATGATCGTCGTGCAGATCGTGTACATGCTCATCGCCCAGTGACACCGTATTCCATCCGTATATTTCAAGCAAAGGAGCCATTATGAGCAAGATCCTGGTCACCGGATTCGATCCGTTCGGCGGCGAGCCGGTCAATCCCGCATTCGAAGCGGTCAAGCTGCTGCCCGAGTCCATCGCGGGCGTGAGCGTCGTCAAATTGGAGATTCCGACCGTGTTCACGCGCAGCGCCATGGTGGTCGAGGAGGCCATCGAACGCGAGAAGCCCGATTACGTGCTGTGCATCGGTCAGGCCGGAGGCCGTTCGGCCGTGACCGTGGAGAAGGTCGCGATCAATCTGGCCGAAGCCCGCATCCCCGACAACGACGGCGAGCAGCCATTCGACACCCCGCTGCGCGAGGACGGCGACACCGCGTATTTCGCCACGCTGCCGGTCAAGACCATGGTCAAGCGCATCAACGCGAGCGGCATCCCGGCGCTCATGTCGTACACGGCTGGCACCTACGTGTGCAACAGCATCATGTACAACGTGCTGTACCTGCTCGACCGCAGGTTCCCCGGAGTCAAGGGCGGCTTCATCCACGTGCCGTACGCGACCGCGCAGGGCGTGGGCAAGCCGAACGGCACGCCCACCATGGAAATCGCGACAATGGCCAAGGCCATCGAGGCCGCGATCGAAGCCGCAGTGAGCGTCGATGAGGATGCCACCGACATCATGGGCGAAACCCACTAATCACGCCCACCCGTCGAAAACCACTGACATATCAGCCCGCCGACGAGCCCGCTCATGGGTTCGTCGGCACACTGCAGACGGACCGAATCACTTATCGGGAAGCCGGCCGTCGGGATCGCACACGATCCATTCGCCGCTGGGATCCACGGCGACCGTCGGGTGAGGAAACACCTGGTCGAACAGGTCCGCGTCCTCGATGACCCGTTCCGAGGTCTTGTACGGGACAGGCCTGGCACCGGCCAGACGTATGCGCGCATTATCGACCTCAAATCGTTCCACGGCCATATGGTCGCCTTCTCGCGATGGCCACTCGAACGAGCCGTGAAATCACGATGCGCAATATCCAAATACCGGCGCTCTCTCCGGGGATGAACGTGCAAACGATGAACGGGCAGATGATGAACGTGGCGACCCCGCCGCACTCCCATGAGATTTCTCGCGCAGCCATACTGATTCCGCGGGGCCGCGCTTGCGTTCCAACCACTCCGATTCCATACGACCATTACCTATCCTGACGGCCATTATTTCCCCTGATTGGGGCGCCACGCCCCACTCCAGCCCTTCCGATACCATGGTATGCGGTGGTTTGGCATGCCCGCGACCGACATGCGGACGGGCACCGCATGGAACGGCCGGCATGCGCGGACCAAAAGCACAGACCAGAAAACGGCGGAATCCCAACCCCTTTAAGGAGTAACTGCATACCATGGCAGAGTTTATTGTTCAGATGGGTCAGCCTTCGTGATCGTTGCTATTTCAACGTTTCCTTGGCGTGTCCGCTGACACAAAACGCTCGGGAACCAACCCGGTGGTTCCCGAGCGTTTTGTGTCAAGACTGTGTCACCTATTGTGTCATCAATCAGTCGGATTCCATTCAGATGATCATGCAATTCACTGCGTTCGGAACGGATGACACTAGACACATGTCCTGGCCCGCAGCTCCGCTGATTCACGTCAACACAGTAAGCATCAATGCATACCTATCCCATTCAGCCACGGGCACAGCCTACTCAACAGACCAATCCCCGAACCAACGGCGAAACCGAAACAAGCTTCAATCAAAATCAGAAACCTCATCGTTTCACCCCAGACCAGAAACCATCGTTGGCCCACCCGTGACCATCACCGCCTCCCTTGAATCCAGAGAACGGATTGACATCATCACACAAGACCAGTAAACTAGGCTTGCTTTCTCTTAGCAATAAGGAAGGCTCCAAGCCGCCGGGGGTATTCCCCCGGCACTTCTTTTTCATCCGGGGAGGCCGGCGATGCGCGAGTTGAGCATCATGGTCGACGAGTCCGGCGAATGGGGCAAACTCTCCAAGTACTATCTCATCACGCTCGTGTTCCATGACCAGTCAGAACCGGTCATGCCCCACATCGAACGCTATGAGCAACACCTCGCGGATGCCTCACTGCCAGACATTCCCTTCCACGCAGGACCATTGCTCAACGGGCACGCCGACTACGAGACCCTCAGCATGGCCGACCGCAAGCGCCTGTTCGTCGCGTTCTTCACCCTCGCACGGAATCTGCCCTTCACCTACGTGACGTTCGCACACCGCAAAAGCGAGTTCGACAACGACAAACGTCGTTTCGAGGCTTAGCTGCGGCGAGACCTGGCGAACTATCTGCTGACACACCTCGACAGATTCCAGTCGTACGACACCATCAAGATCTATTACGACAACGGACAGCAGGTCGTTACCAACGCGTTGAAGGCATCCATCGGCTATGCACTCTCCAAGGAAGCGGTCATCTACCGCAAAGCCGACCCTAAAGACTACCGCCTCGAACAAGCAGCCGATCTCATGTGCACCATCGAATTGACCGCGCTGAAATTCAAAGCCGGAGAAAACACCGAAACCGATCACAAAATGTTCGGAGACTGGCGCTCATTCAAACAGAACTACCTCAAAGCGTTACGCCGCAAACAAGCAAAATAACCGCCATATCCCGCATCGTTTCCAACAGACGCTTGCATAAAAACACTCAGCCCGCATACGACGAAAGGGTGGGCATGCCATGAAAGGACATGCCCACCCCTGATGTCAGTGGTTCGGCAAACCGGCTACGTGTTTAGCAGCGGATCCTCCTCACCGCTGTAAAACCGGCACCCAGCACGGCCAGGGCGACCAGCGCACCGGCCACGACCGCACGTCAACGCCGGTCTTGGCCAACCCCTGCTTCTTGCCATCGTTCTTGGAATCGGCCTTCTTGTCACTTGCAGACGGCCTGGTTGCAGCCGGTCTGTTGCTGTCGGACGGCTTGCCCTTCGCCTCATCCTTCAGGTTATCGATGTACACGCGGGCGGTTTTGCCCGGCTCGACCTTGCCACCGGCAACCGCAGCCTTCACGTCAGTCTTATCAGGCAACGTCTCAGCAGGCTTCGCAGCCGCGACGGACTTCGTCGTGAAATCAGGGACGAACTTCAACGCGTTCTCGTTGTCCTCCACCCAATGGCTCACCTTGGTATTGGAATCCTTGTAGATGGGCTGCGCGTACAGCGCGACTTGCCGGATATCCACCGGGGTCTTCACATGCACGCCATTACGCAGCAATTCGTTCGACGTGTCCTGAACGACTTCCTGATAGGGGTACGAAGGAAAATCAGAGCCCTTTGCGTTGTTCGTATACGCGGTGTTGGGAGTCAAGCCAATCAATGGGAAACCAAAACTGCCGGAAGCCTTGCCATTCCAGGAGTTCTTGTTGAAATACCTGGCGAACCATTGGCCAGAGGCCTTGAAAGCCACCTTGCTCCCATCAGTCGATAGGTCATTGTCGTTAAAGACGCCCTTGTACTCCTTATCGCCATGGAAGCCATAGATGCTGTCGTACGAGCCTGCGGTCAGCTCATCATCGGAAACGCCCGTGCTGCATATGGGAATCCAGTACCCCCGATGGTATTCGCACTTGAGTGCGCCTTCTCTATCGGGGTGATGTCGGTGATACGCTGCACCTCGATAGAGAAGCACACGTCCTTGATCTCGTCCACCTGCGCAGGGTCGATCTTGTAGTCGAACGACACGTTCGCCGTCTGCGCTCCCACATCCGACACCCTCACGTTGGACGACGTGATCGGATTGTCCTTATTCGTTACATCCGCCGCGTTCGCAGTGGCGACGCCCCCGAACAATGTGCATGCGGCCACGGCCAACGCCGCCATGGCCTTTCCGAAACGCCTCACGACATTCCCTTTCCCCCAGGTCCCCCGGGATTCTCATCGAAGGACGACGGGCAACCCCGCCTCCATACCCTGAAAACGCTAGCCCCCCGTGGCCTCATTCTGACGGCGTCAGGACACGCCGCATGCGCGCGTTCGCGCTGTTGCGCCATGACGATGGCGTATGGGATAATCCACAAGGTGCTTTTGCGTGGACCGGAACGGCCGTGGCGACACGGAAAACGGACGGGCGGATGACACGAATGACTGCCGTCCGGGACACCCCCCGAAACCGGTTGTGTCATTACCGGATCAGGGTCCCGCAAAACGTTGGAATTTCAACGTTTAGTGAATGGTTAGGTATTATATGGCTGAGTTTATTGTTCAGATGGGTCAGCCTTCGTGATCGTTGCTATTTCAACGTTTCCTTGGCGTGTCCGCTGGCACAAAAGTGTGTCATGGTCGGCTTGGATCGTCACTTGTGTCAAGTTTGTGTCATCTGTCGCTAATCCGAGACCCAGCATTGCTAGAATCGATGTAAGCGATGCCGACGCGACGGCATTCCACACCACGGAAGATTCATTCACTTTCGATGAGGCAAGGAGGCGAGACATGACGAAGCTCGAACGCAGCCAGATCGATTTCTCCACGTTTATGCTGTATCGGCTCGCCGAGCATTGGGGCAAGTCCGTGCCCGACACCTATCGCATTCTCGATAAGGCCAACGCTATCGACGGCTACCTTGTCCCCTGCTACGACATGCTGCACACACTCGGCAGCGAATACCTCGTCAACGACCTGACGGACTACGTGCGCGAGCAGGGAATCTGCATATGAGGCTGTACCACGGTTCCGACGTCACAATCGAAAAGCCCGACGCCATCCACTCACGCAAGAACCTCGATTTCGGCTCGGGGTTCTACGCCACCAGTTATCCGAAGCAGGCGGAACGCTGGGCCTTGCGACGTTCATTGCGCTCGCATGGCAAAGCGCTGGTCAACGTGTACGAATTCGACGAAACGGCGAATCTCCATATTCTGCGTTTCAACGAGAACGACGCCGAATGGGTTCGATTCGTATGCAACTGTCGTCGGGGCGGACAGCCTCCCCTGGGAACTGACCTCATCATCGGAGGCGTTGCGGATGACAAGGTCTACGCGGCCATAGACATGTACATGCGTGAGCTATGGGACATGGAACGCACCCTGCAGGCCCTAGCCTTCTACGAACGAAACGACCAGTACTGCTTCCTCACACCCCGGTCGATCGCAGCCCTGCGATACGTCGAGACCTACGAGGTGGAACAATGACGATCACGCCACAAACACTGACGAAGCTCGAAACGCTACGCAAGGAGCATCTCGAATCCGATCTCATCGCGCTGATAGCCGACCAATACGACATGACAGCCGCCGATGCGATGAAACTCTATTATTCCAGCCAACTCAGCCAACAGGTGGCCGACGGCTCCTACGGCATCGAACAACTCGACGCGCGCTACCTACTCGACGACCTTCAACGATACGAGCCGCAACTCTTCAGAACCGTCAACGCGACTGAATAGGGCACGGCTGCCGAGTTCCGACACGAGCACCCTCGCATCCCATCACATTCTGCAGCGACGCGGTGTGGACGACAAGGCAACAGCTCGTCCCGTTACTCGGACGCGGCATCACGACGATCAGCAAACACATCGGCAATGCCAAGCGTGAGGAATTGGACGGAATCGCCCCCCCAGCGGCACAACCCACGAGCTACATCTCGCCTACTCCCCTGCGTCGGGATCGTATCTGAGAATGTCGCCCGGCTCGCATTCCAAGGCCGGGCAGCGGCATGAACCGCAATCAGCGCGATGGGATGCGCCGACACCAACTGACATCACTCTTGAGGCATCTGGTACGAGTATTTCACCCGCAATGTTTGATAGTCGCCCTTGCTGAGACGGTATCCGACATTGGGCTGCTCCTGATATTCCCCGT contains the following coding sequences:
- the pcp gene encoding pyroglutamyl-peptidase I, whose product is MSKILVTGFDPFGGEPVNPAFEAVKLLPESIAGVSVVKLEIPTVFTRSAMVVEEAIEREKPDYVLCIGQAGGRSAVTVEKVAINLAEARIPDNDGEQPFDTPLREDGDTAYFATLPVKTMVKRINASGIPALMSYTAGTYVCNSIMYNVLYLLDRRFPGVKGGFIHVPYATAQGVGKPNGTPTMEIATMAKAIEAAIEAAVSVDEDATDIMGETH
- a CDS encoding alpha/beta hydrolase — encoded protein: MQHFTQVIDGIDGSRAELVGYVIDNSPEMDPDRRRPAILIIPGGGYAIGSDRESEPVALQFLAAGYQAFVLKYSCVPSRYPVALLEMAEAMSMIREHADEWHVDAGRVAAIGFSAGGHLAANLTTVSSDAELRDAGYDPAAVRPDALLLCYPVITSGRFAHRGSFDNLLGDGKDDASLLELLSIEKHVDATMPPVFIWHTITDQAVPVENSLLMIQACRDAGVSIEAHLFPQGGHGLSLATVDTARAGSPGEGDLNNVVPAVQIWPRLAFDWLRRTFDVR
- a CDS encoding DUF3791 domain-containing protein yields the protein MTKLERSQIDFSTFMLYRLAEHWGKSVPDTYRILDKANAIDGYLVPCYDMLHTLGSEYLVNDLTDYVREQGICI
- a CDS encoding ATP-binding cassette domain-containing protein codes for the protein MIPALTLTNIVFTYPGTSEPLLDGIDVTFARGWTAVLGDNGIGKTTLAKLAIGRLSPDAGRISPTPNRLHTGYCPQNTDETPENLEDFACDWSPQAMEIRRELGIGDDWPWRPGTLSDGEAKRLQIACALATDPDVLVLDEPTNHVDRPTRERIIAALRSYDGIGILVSHDVALIDAAASSCALFERDHVRGRNITVVRVRPGNYSAASMDAQRERAAAAGMARNARRESTRIDAVKEQRRRAATSEIAGAAKAHRLVNPKDHDARSRIKKNHNPSRLGPASARIDAQATAARERAAAVVTATKRYDGDIWMDAESSNRRELVRLEPQIIPYAPQSPDGVGAAAISETAGLKIPMLTVGPHDRIGISGPNGTGKTTLVRTLLRTIAMREQYSGIPLPRLTITQNTTDQDAREAMRRLTALTPTDRGDVLSAFAQLNVDPSRLLAGGNPSPGELRKLLLCLGLRDHPHLIVMDEPTNHLDLHSIQALAHALAGYPGALLLVSHDEGFLECAASIRWTLHSDALGGAQLTVS
- a CDS encoding MFS transporter produces the protein MLGLYIGAFLGMLSETSMNIALPDLMDEFSVPSGTAQWMVVGYMLAVGVALPCVGFLLKWVKAKTLVMVASTDR
- a CDS encoding YdcF family protein, which encodes MWEKQGKTGVFVASGGQGSDEVVSEAESMRRYLTESRHVPADAVLMEDRSTTTMENLRFSKEIMDARSGVQSVPGRRGLAYRCALVASDYHVFRASEYAHHIGLKADGGGSHTRGYYWPTAFIREFIAVTKAHLWPYCALARPGIDRLPCATGLYRALGRDTPMVE
- a CDS encoding DUF3990 domain-containing protein, which translates into the protein MRLYHGSDVTIEKPDAIHSRKNLDFGSGFYATSYPKQAERWALRRSLRSHGKALVNVYEFDETANLHILRFNENDAEWVRFVCNCRRGGQPPLGTDLIIGGVADDKVYAAIDMYMRELWDMERTLQALAFYERNDQYCFLTPRSIAALRYVETYEVEQ
- a CDS encoding pyridoxamine 5'-phosphate oxidase family protein gives rise to the protein MAMTGLDEARPTRRNNERTVAGCHRMMRRADREVTDCEQIEGIIAACRIVHVGYADAEGLTIVPLNFGYEWQRREGAGTGDELAGLTLYIHSASIGRKLDAIRAAGNALDVAFSMETDCEVIAGRTPCNWGEAFKSVIGNGVASVIDDLDECRKGLRLLMGQQAGMPDIEFTDQQVRSVTVWKIEVRHLTAKIHAKPEPRNARRQAAGE